The Methanobacterium sp. BAmetb5 genome includes a region encoding these proteins:
- a CDS encoding calcium/sodium antiporter — protein MLFIVALIGVLVVSLIIVIKSADVFVDSIVEIGGAMGISQIILGVTASAVGTSLPEFGSAVIASLTGATDLGVGTVIGSNIWNIAGILGISATVAGVIGTSKAGLTRDWLMTLITGFILLFFMIFGDISWPAAIVMIVVYCIYLWLLIRAQKKHSMEDSQNDENTEELLEDNRKESVEEKSKKDISKKTYAYVLIGIAGLIVGCRLLVYSASELGNIFGISEMVMGLFVLAVGTSIPELVVTLSSAMKGLHDLSLGTVLGSNTFNILIGIGVPALLMKVPVDNISLTFDAPVMLFVTVLLMALIKMGKGKLNRWGGIILMITYVSYAVIRIFVLA, from the coding sequence TTGTTGTTCATAGTTGCACTCATAGGAGTATTGGTAGTTTCTTTAATCATAGTGATAAAATCAGCTGACGTATTTGTAGATAGCATAGTGGAGATAGGGGGTGCTATGGGCATATCCCAAATAATTTTGGGAGTAACAGCCTCTGCTGTTGGTACTTCACTTCCTGAGTTTGGTTCAGCAGTAATAGCATCCTTAACTGGGGCTACTGATCTGGGTGTGGGAACGGTAATTGGTTCTAACATTTGGAACATAGCTGGTATCCTGGGAATATCGGCCACAGTAGCGGGGGTAATCGGTACGAGTAAAGCGGGATTAACTCGGGATTGGTTGATGACTCTTATCACTGGGTTTATTCTTCTCTTTTTCATGATATTTGGTGATATTAGCTGGCCAGCGGCAATTGTCATGATTGTGGTATACTGTATCTATTTATGGTTGTTAATTAGAGCACAGAAGAAACACAGTATGGAAGACAGTCAAAACGATGAAAATACAGAAGAGCTACTGGAAGACAACCGAAAAGAAAGTGTTGAAGAGAAATCCAAAAAGGATATCAGCAAAAAAACTTATGCCTATGTTCTTATTGGTATAGCCGGGTTAATTGTGGGGTGCCGACTTTTGGTTTACAGTGCTAGTGAATTGGGGAACATATTCGGCATCTCGGAGATGGTAATGGGGCTTTTCGTCCTGGCCGTTGGTACCAGCATACCAGAACTGGTGGTAACTTTAAGCTCTGCCATGAAAGGACTCCACGATCTTTCACTGGGAACTGTTCTGGGCAGTAACACCTTTAACATTCTAATTGGAATAGGTGTTCCGGCATTACTAATGAAAGTGCCGGTGGATAACATTTCTTTAACCTTTGATGCTCCGGTTATGCTTTTTGTGACTGTTTTGTTAATGGCGCTTATTAAGATGGGTAAAGGTAAATTAAATAGGTGGGGCGGCATAATATTAATGATAACGTATGTATCTTATGCTGTGATCAGAATATTTGTACTGGCTTAA